In a genomic window of Spirochaetales bacterium:
- a CDS encoding ABC transporter permease, translating to MFRFVLKKMINNRLMVGCLLAGFILAVAMVASIPLYTSGILQRLLKSDLESYQTKTRSFPGNYLVAANVRYLDEDERLPAYINLKSNLFAELIPQIPIPVLSVSEEVTIDSYEIAPAVRREADPKSRYITLSALEDMEEHIEILQGRYPSPEITDGTIEVIVTEKFLQENNLYPGEVCTVETRMNEPFTKAVIIGVFTFRDFTDTYWEIGVNSTAMYCDFSFFTGQIVNKQRHLLTSARWNIALDYHRLTLENIGTMTSVLETHHRLANRYRHFLSIDFKAEPILIDYTKREKQLRLILWIVNIPVLILIFFYLFMISHQILTNEQNEIAVLKSRGKSSLQVLTGYVIESLIISGIALIAGPPMGFAICRIMGASNGFLEFVRRAALPVAFNADAYLYSGLTLVFLIAVIVVPVIFRARMSIVELQLKKSGGEKPPLWKRYFIDVLILGIAGYGIFRYQSQENIMEITGASGIDIGIDPLLFLASTFFILGTGLLFLRLFPVIVGVVHHVGKKRWSPLMYAALLEVGRAGEKGQFLMLFLIFSIAIGICNANMARTLNRNIEDQVRYAIGADLTLQPVWAQDITSQEARKNRNAPSFVPEEEVEGISAAVHFREPSFFPYTQIEGTEKVTKVFTKTSGKALVGNDLITNVTVMGIVPHEFGEVAWFRNDLLPYHINNYLNLLADSPQAILVSENFGRLYKCREGDTISITWGDQDYLQGTIYAFVDYWPTYNPHSRTTFNTLPSLVVANLEYLQNRLSLEPYQIWLRKKDGAPDETVYTDIEQRKLEIRQMDSISQELIRRKNDPLLKGINGALTQGFILIMFVCAIGFLIYWMLSLRSRILQFGIVRAIGLTRREVMTMIVLEQLLMSGSAIFMGIVIGGIASRLFVPFLQLVFSSRTQVPPFAVIASRADYIKIYAIVGIILGTGLFLLRYFVRRLKIGRALKLGED from the coding sequence ATGTTCCGGTTCGTTCTCAAGAAAATGATCAACAACCGGCTTATGGTCGGCTGCCTCCTTGCCGGATTCATTCTGGCGGTCGCAATGGTCGCTTCGATACCCCTTTACACAAGCGGCATTCTCCAGCGCCTTTTAAAAAGCGATCTCGAATCCTATCAGACGAAAACCAGGAGTTTTCCGGGAAATTATCTCGTTGCGGCCAATGTCCGTTACCTCGATGAAGACGAACGGCTTCCCGCTTACATTAATCTGAAATCGAACCTTTTCGCCGAATTGATTCCCCAGATCCCGATTCCCGTGCTATCGGTTTCAGAAGAAGTAACCATCGACTCGTATGAGATAGCGCCCGCCGTTCGGCGGGAAGCCGATCCGAAAAGCCGTTATATCACCCTCTCGGCCCTTGAGGATATGGAGGAGCATATAGAAATTCTTCAGGGCAGATATCCTTCACCCGAAATAACCGACGGCACTATCGAGGTGATCGTCACCGAAAAGTTCCTTCAGGAAAACAACCTTTATCCGGGTGAGGTATGTACGGTGGAAACCCGCATGAACGAACCGTTCACAAAGGCAGTGATCATCGGTGTTTTTACGTTTCGCGATTTTACCGATACCTATTGGGAGATTGGCGTCAATTCAACGGCCATGTATTGCGATTTTTCATTTTTTACCGGACAGATAGTGAATAAACAACGACACCTTTTGACTTCCGCCAGATGGAATATCGCCCTCGATTATCATAGACTCACCCTGGAAAATATCGGAACCATGACATCGGTCCTTGAAACCCACCACCGCCTTGCGAACAGGTACAGACATTTTTTGAGTATCGATTTCAAGGCGGAACCTATTCTCATCGATTACACAAAGCGGGAAAAACAACTCCGTCTGATTCTTTGGATCGTTAATATACCGGTATTGATTCTCATATTCTTCTATCTTTTCATGATATCACATCAAATCCTCACAAACGAACAAAACGAAATCGCGGTATTGAAAAGCAGGGGTAAAAGCTCACTCCAGGTATTGACCGGTTATGTGATCGAAAGCCTTATTATCAGCGGAATCGCCTTGATCGCGGGCCCGCCCATGGGTTTCGCGATCTGCAGGATCATGGGGGCGAGTAATGGATTTCTGGAATTCGTCCGGCGTGCGGCGTTACCTGTTGCGTTCAACGCCGACGCTTACCTGTATTCGGGCCTTACCCTCGTCTTTCTCATTGCCGTGATCGTTGTCCCTGTTATTTTCAGGGCCCGGATGAGTATTGTCGAACTTCAGCTGAAAAAGTCCGGGGGAGAAAAACCCCCGCTCTGGAAAAGATATTTCATCGACGTTTTGATCCTCGGTATCGCCGGCTACGGTATATTCAGATATCAAAGCCAGGAAAACATCATGGAAATAACCGGGGCGAGCGGGATCGATATCGGTATTGATCCGCTGCTTTTTCTTGCCTCAACCTTTTTTATCCTCGGAACCGGATTGCTGTTTTTGCGCCTTTTCCCGGTCATTGTCGGGGTGGTACATCATGTCGGGAAAAAACGATGGTCGCCCCTCATGTATGCGGCACTCCTCGAGGTAGGAAGGGCCGGGGAAAAAGGGCAGTTTTTAATGCTCTTTCTCATTTTTTCGATCGCGATCGGTATTTGTAACGCGAATATGGCAAGAACACTGAACCGAAATATCGAAGATCAGGTCAGGTACGCAATCGGTGCGGATCTCACGTTACAGCCTGTCTGGGCCCAGGACATCACATCACAGGAAGCACGAAAAAACAGGAATGCCCCCTCCTTTGTCCCTGAAGAAGAGGTGGAAGGCATATCCGCGGCTGTTCATTTCCGGGAACCTTCTTTTTTCCCGTACACGCAGATCGAAGGGACGGAAAAAGTGACCAAAGTATTTACGAAAACGTCGGGAAAGGCTTTGGTGGGGAATGACCTGATAACGAACGTCACCGTCATGGGAATCGTCCCGCACGAGTTCGGGGAGGTCGCGTGGTTCAGGAACGATCTTCTTCCCTATCATATCAACAACTACCTGAACCTCCTTGCCGATTCGCCCCAGGCGATTTTAGTTTCGGAAAATTTCGGGCGCCTGTACAAATGCCGGGAAGGTGATACGATTTCCATTACATGGGGAGATCAGGATTATTTACAGGGAACGATCTACGCTTTTGTCGACTACTGGCCCACCTATAATCCGCACTCAAGAACGACCTTCAACACCCTCCCCTCACTTGTTGTCGCCAATCTCGAATATCTACAGAACAGACTCTCGCTCGAACCGTATCAAATTTGGTTACGAAAAAAAGACGGCGCGCCGGACGAAACGGTGTATACGGATATCGAACAACGGAAACTGGAAATCAGGCAGATGGACAGTATTTCGCAGGAACTCATCAGGCGGAAAAACGACCCCCTTCTGAAGGGGATCAACGGCGCCCTCACCCAGGGATTCATTCTTATCATGTTCGTCTGTGCGATCGGTTTTTTGATTTACTGGATGCTTTCACTCAGGTCACGGATTCTCCAGTTCGGAATTGTCAGGGCGATCGGGTTGACACGGAGGGAAGTAATGACGATGATCGTCCTCGAGCAGCTGCTTATGTCGGGTAGTGCGATTTTCATGGGGATTGTCATCGGGGGAATCGCCTCGAGGCTTTTCGTTCCCTTTCTGCAACTCGTGTTCAGTTCCCGGACGCAGGTCCCCCCGTTTGCCGTGATCGCCTCCCGGGCTGATTATATCAAGATCTATGCGATTGTCGGTATCATTCTGGGAACGGGGCTTTTTCTTCTCAGGTACTTTGTAAGGCGGCTCAAAATCGGCAGGGCATTGAAGCTGGGGGAGGATTAA
- a CDS encoding ABC transporter ATP-binding protein, with product MIECENLVKIYKTTEIEVVALQGLDLKVDDGEFIAVIGNSGSGKSTLLNIIGGLDRPSAGKISIAGRELYKLTERELDHYRRRTVGFVWQNNSRNLIPYLSALDNVRLPMAGMSLKEKNSRARELLEMVGLDDRRNHNLFELSGGEQQRAAIAIALSNKPSLLLADEPTGSVDTGATNRILGILRDLNKTLKVTVVIVTHDLDLSKKVDRIVAIRDGKVSSEFIHNRFYSREFKKLHGSKAPHEFGFSGDSSTHIEMVVMDGSGRLQLPAEYVDALKAEGHDKLLVTKEGQKIILRIPEKKRE from the coding sequence ATGATCGAATGTGAAAACCTCGTAAAAATATATAAAACCACGGAGATCGAGGTTGTCGCGCTTCAGGGACTCGATCTGAAAGTCGATGACGGCGAATTTATTGCCGTCATCGGTAATTCCGGAAGCGGGAAAAGCACGCTGCTGAATATAATCGGCGGACTGGACAGGCCGTCAGCCGGAAAAATCAGCATCGCAGGCAGGGAGTTATACAAGCTGACGGAAAGGGAACTCGATCATTACAGACGCCGGACGGTCGGTTTCGTGTGGCAGAACAATTCGAGAAACCTCATCCCCTACCTCTCAGCCCTCGACAACGTGCGCCTTCCCATGGCGGGGATGTCCCTGAAGGAAAAAAACAGCAGGGCCCGCGAACTGCTCGAGATGGTCGGTCTGGATGATCGACGAAACCACAACCTCTTCGAACTGTCGGGCGGCGAACAGCAGCGTGCGGCGATTGCCATCGCATTGTCGAACAAACCCAGTCTCCTCCTCGCCGATGAACCGACCGGTTCCGTCGACACCGGGGCGACGAACCGGATTCTCGGCATCCTGAGAGATTTGAACAAGACCCTCAAGGTGACCGTCGTCATCGTCACCCACGACCTTGACCTCTCGAAAAAAGTCGACCGCATTGTGGCGATCAGGGACGGCAAGGTGTCGAGCGAGTTTATCCACAATCGTTTTTACAGCCGTGAGTTCAAGAAACTACACGGGTCAAAGGCACCGCACGAGTTCGGTTTTTCGGGGGACTCATCGACACACATCGAAATGGTTGTTATGGACGGCTCCGGCCGCCTGCAGCTTCCCGCCGAATATGTCGATGCATTGAAGGCGGAAGGGCATGACAAGCTGCTTGTTACAAAAGAAGGGCAGAAGATCATTCTGAGGATTCCGGAAAAAAAGAGGGAATGA
- a CDS encoding fused MFS/spermidine synthase: MKDNVRVVKPILIAVFFFSGVSALIYQIIWIRMLGQVFGLTAVAVTTVLTAFMAGLAAGSYLFGKLIDKRKDPLFVFMLLEAGIGAFALLFPVILDVLTGVYTALTKTIRPDVYVNSIFRFAVSFIVLLPPTTLMGGTLPVLSKYYVTSLRGLGGNVGRLYAANNLGAVSGCVLSSFVLIGIIGLSGNIILAACFNFGIAAVVFFIRKTRTGETPHDNGKNPEESKTKKAAEPERYSPAFLRLVLWVFAIEGFTTLSYEVIWTRILLGISCDRSVYFYATVIAAFIAGISIGSLIITRFVDRRKNLVFLLGAIEIAIGIVSCVLLIVFVPLAGHLNTVRPQYGEPWIFSLGTEYLLFFLLLIAPAVLMGTTFPIVAGIYTTNIGKVGRKIGVIGCLDTIGSIFGSFAAGFILIPFLGVVNAVLVTAALNVCIGLALIIAHPRTRRPIKAVAALSTLCAAVIVLVFAPGERYFRHWQTEEEGDRLLFYREGLGSTVAVPEEFDGVKELAIDGAVTAIAEYGDIRVHKLLGYLPYLLCDNPRTALVVGFGMGVTAQSLIQDDIEEVVCVEICPEILYGSTGYFKEENGGVLSEPKLRVVVDDGRSFLAASTDMYDVITTNAVHPRLSINIYTKEFYELCKRRLSEHGVMCQWMATNWMTENEYKMLVRSFVEVFPHTSLWVCNIGHILLVGTPGPLEVDFRKLDLQLRRQKVKADLRTVHLDDPFALLALFACTEEKLIPYCSDVPPATDNYPLPEFSRYISRHPNLAIIDELLRYSRNPESRVFNLPGGEEVGRIGKYVEAEVNFLKARYADYDSPGSDTLGYLETAVRLNPYNYAFYHALGDKYSENGQYGKAIDAYREEIALDEDNPLGYVNLSFAFMRTDSPDAAMEAAGKALRIDPDNGLARYLLSVIYRMELRFGEALEELDFVAKHYPTFINAVFETGEVYVALGRYGEAKKAFETFLNTSRNKKMNNDARLFIDEISRAGY; the protein is encoded by the coding sequence ATGAAAGACAATGTCCGGGTCGTAAAACCGATACTCATCGCCGTTTTTTTCTTTTCCGGCGTGAGCGCCCTCATTTACCAGATCATCTGGATTCGCATGCTCGGCCAGGTGTTCGGGCTGACGGCCGTCGCCGTAACGACCGTCCTGACCGCTTTCATGGCGGGCCTCGCCGCGGGCAGCTATCTGTTCGGGAAACTCATCGACAAACGGAAGGACCCCCTTTTCGTCTTTATGCTGCTGGAAGCGGGTATCGGCGCATTCGCCCTTTTATTCCCCGTAATACTCGATGTGTTGACCGGTGTCTACACGGCCCTGACAAAGACGATACGGCCGGACGTCTATGTCAACAGTATTTTCCGTTTTGCCGTATCGTTTATCGTCCTCCTGCCGCCCACGACCCTGATGGGGGGGACCCTGCCCGTCCTGAGCAAGTATTATGTCACGTCGTTACGCGGTCTGGGCGGAAACGTCGGCCGGCTGTATGCGGCGAACAACCTGGGCGCGGTTTCAGGCTGCGTGCTTTCGAGTTTCGTCCTTATCGGGATTATCGGGCTTTCGGGAAACATTATTCTCGCCGCGTGCTTCAATTTCGGAATCGCGGCGGTCGTTTTCTTCATCAGGAAAACCCGAACCGGTGAAACGCCGCATGATAACGGGAAAAATCCGGAAGAAAGCAAAACAAAAAAAGCGGCGGAACCCGAACGGTATTCACCCGCCTTCCTGAGGCTCGTTCTCTGGGTGTTCGCGATCGAGGGATTCACCACCCTCTCCTATGAGGTGATCTGGACGCGGATTCTCCTCGGTATTTCATGCGACAGAAGCGTCTATTTCTACGCGACCGTGATTGCCGCGTTCATCGCCGGTATCTCGATCGGGAGCCTCATCATCACCCGGTTTGTCGACAGAAGGAAAAACCTCGTCTTTCTTCTCGGCGCGATCGAAATCGCGATCGGGATCGTTTCATGCGTCCTTTTGATTGTCTTCGTTCCGCTCGCGGGCCACCTCAACACGGTACGTCCGCAGTACGGCGAACCGTGGATTTTTTCGCTGGGGACGGAATATCTCCTCTTTTTTCTCCTCCTGATCGCGCCCGCCGTCCTCATGGGGACGACATTCCCCATTGTCGCCGGCATCTACACGACGAACATCGGGAAAGTTGGCCGAAAGATCGGGGTGATCGGATGCCTGGACACAATCGGTTCGATATTCGGTTCGTTCGCCGCCGGATTTATCCTTATCCCTTTTCTCGGCGTGGTGAACGCCGTCCTCGTTACCGCGGCGCTGAACGTGTGTATCGGTCTCGCCCTCATTATCGCGCATCCCCGCACAAGGAGGCCGATAAAAGCAGTCGCTGCCCTTTCAACGCTCTGCGCCGCCGTCATTGTGCTGGTTTTCGCGCCGGGGGAACGCTACTTCAGGCACTGGCAGACTGAAGAGGAAGGCGACCGCCTTCTCTTCTACCGGGAAGGACTCGGCTCCACGGTCGCCGTCCCTGAAGAGTTTGACGGTGTGAAGGAATTGGCAATCGACGGCGCGGTGACCGCGATCGCCGAATACGGAGACATCCGGGTTCACAAGCTGCTCGGGTACCTGCCCTACCTTCTCTGCGACAATCCCCGCACCGCACTCGTCGTCGGCTTCGGTATGGGCGTCACGGCGCAATCGCTGATTCAGGACGATATCGAGGAAGTGGTGTGCGTCGAAATATGTCCGGAAATCCTCTATGGTTCGACGGGCTATTTCAAGGAAGAAAACGGAGGAGTGCTTTCAGAACCCAAATTAAGGGTGGTTGTCGATGACGGCAGAAGTTTCCTGGCCGCCTCGACGGACATGTACGACGTCATCACGACAAACGCCGTGCACCCGCGGCTGAGCATCAACATCTATACGAAGGAGTTCTACGAGCTGTGCAAACGGCGGCTCAGCGAACACGGCGTTATGTGCCAATGGATGGCCACCAACTGGATGACGGAGAACGAATACAAAATGCTCGTCCGGAGTTTCGTCGAGGTGTTTCCCCACACGAGCCTCTGGGTGTGCAATATCGGTCACATCCTCCTCGTCGGGACCCCCGGACCTCTTGAGGTGGACTTCCGGAAACTGGATCTGCAGCTGAGGCGGCAAAAGGTGAAGGCCGATTTAAGGACGGTCCATCTGGACGATCCCTTTGCCCTGCTGGCCCTCTTTGCCTGCACGGAGGAAAAACTCATCCCGTATTGTTCCGATGTACCGCCCGCAACGGATAATTATCCTCTTCCCGAGTTCAGCCGTTATATCAGCAGGCATCCGAATCTCGCGATAATCGACGAACTACTGAGGTATTCAAGAAACCCGGAAAGCCGTGTTTTTAACCTGCCCGGAGGGGAAGAGGTCGGAAGAATCGGGAAGTATGTCGAGGCCGAAGTCAATTTTCTCAAGGCCCGTTACGCGGATTATGATTCGCCCGGGAGCGATACCCTTGGGTATCTTGAAACCGCGGTCCGGCTGAATCCCTATAATTACGCCTTTTATCACGCCCTGGGTGACAAGTACTCGGAAAACGGTCAATACGGGAAGGCAATCGACGCGTACCGGGAAGAGATCGCCCTTGATGAGGACAATCCCCTGGGGTATGTCAATCTGTCGTTTGCCTTCATGAGAACCGATTCCCCCGATGCCGCCATGGAAGCGGCCGGGAAAGCACTGCGGATTGATCCTGACAACGGGCTTGCACGTTATCTTCTTTCCGTTATTTACAGAATGGAACTCAGATTCGGGGAAGCCCTGGAGGAACTTGATTTCGTCGCAAAACATTATCCCACATTCATCAATGCCGTTTTCGAGACCGGGGAAGTCTATGTCGCCCTTGGCCGGTACGGCGAGGCGAAAAAAGCGTTTGAAACATTTCTCAACACTTCACGGAATAAAAAGATGAACAACGACGCCCGGCTTTTTATCGACGAAATAAGCCGGGCTGGTTATTGA
- a CDS encoding extracellular solute-binding protein, protein MKLRLFFVRICCAAMMVFAVSGCSPKTDTLDLLGEGIKKVSLDPVTLTFYFIANNGDEEAMRDVLDEVEKKAAKALNVKLNFIFIPHYIYRDTLKRLIAQGDPCDMFAYNNEGSVDFLEEAYEKGFALDITDLFPKYAPSYYSRLDDYKLAVHRRHGRLFAVPNNFTQINMMCAIVRDDLMQKHNIPPIKNLDDFDVYLDTVNKKEDILVTLAVYDTLLGLFASGFGYVVFDYVLGLVYRWDDPEMKIIPWEQTPEFPRTVERVHNWIRKGYFLKDTFFLQPYDDLIAKGRIAAVMGYQLQALRFNTVLFEAGVDWRYVEYPLFPDSISLRYSYNIEGMAVSAHSEHPERAMMFVEWLHGNQDHYDLLRYGIKKKHYLLKGDQYYFPEGVTIKDAFLNWQRTIFLDMDFERTHVSASRTYRDEVIAAFERTSRYPPHGAFRPVYPENLMAGRRIVLGEFEHYMRGERYNSDSIENYIREQKKQGIDKLVVEVQSQLDEWRKGNNENK, encoded by the coding sequence ATGAAACTAAGACTTTTTTTTGTCCGTATATGTTGCGCAGCCATGATGGTATTCGCGGTATCCGGGTGCAGCCCGAAAACCGACACTCTCGATCTGCTCGGCGAGGGCATCAAAAAGGTCTCCCTCGATCCGGTGACCCTCACCTTCTATTTCATCGCGAATAACGGCGATGAGGAGGCGATGCGTGACGTGCTTGATGAGGTCGAAAAAAAGGCGGCAAAGGCATTGAACGTCAAGCTGAATTTTATCTTTATACCGCACTATATTTACAGGGACACATTAAAAAGGCTGATCGCCCAGGGAGACCCCTGCGATATGTTCGCATATAATAATGAAGGAAGCGTCGATTTTCTCGAAGAAGCATATGAGAAAGGCTTTGCCCTCGATATCACCGATCTCTTTCCCAAATACGCACCCTCGTATTACAGCAGGCTGGATGACTATAAGCTCGCAGTTCACAGGCGGCACGGCAGGTTGTTTGCCGTCCCCAATAATTTCACGCAAATAAACATGATGTGCGCTATCGTCCGCGACGACCTCATGCAGAAACATAATATTCCGCCCATCAAAAACCTGGATGATTTCGATGTGTACCTCGATACGGTGAACAAAAAAGAGGATATTCTTGTCACCCTCGCAGTGTATGATACCCTTTTGGGATTGTTCGCTTCCGGCTTTGGATATGTCGTCTTCGATTACGTCCTCGGCCTTGTTTACAGATGGGACGATCCGGAAATGAAAATCATTCCGTGGGAGCAGACGCCCGAATTTCCCCGGACAGTCGAACGCGTTCATAACTGGATACGGAAAGGATATTTTCTCAAAGACACATTTTTCCTTCAACCATACGACGACCTGATCGCGAAAGGACGGATAGCGGCGGTAATGGGATATCAGCTTCAGGCGTTACGGTTCAATACCGTGCTTTTTGAAGCCGGCGTCGACTGGCGGTATGTCGAATACCCGCTTTTTCCGGATTCGATCTCGCTGCGTTATTCCTATAATATCGAAGGAATGGCGGTCAGTGCGCACTCCGAACATCCCGAGCGGGCTATGATGTTTGTCGAGTGGCTGCACGGCAACCAGGATCATTATGATCTCCTCCGTTACGGTATCAAAAAAAAACATTACCTGCTGAAAGGAGACCAGTACTACTTTCCCGAAGGGGTGACGATCAAGGACGCATTTCTCAACTGGCAGCGGACGATTTTTCTCGATATGGACTTCGAACGCACCCATGTCTCCGCCTCCAGGACATACAGGGACGAAGTGATCGCCGCTTTTGAACGCACCTCACGTTATCCCCCTCACGGCGCGTTTCGTCCGGTATATCCAGAAAATCTGATGGCGGGAAGGAGGATCGTCCTGGGCGAATTCGAACACTATATGAGAGGGGAGCGATACAATTCCGATTCGATAGAGAATTATATCAGGGAACAGAAAAAGCAAGGCATCGACAAACTCGTTGTCGAAGTCCAATCCCAGCTTGATGAATGGCGGAAGGGTAACAATGAAAATAAATAA
- a CDS encoding ABC transporter ATP-binding protein: MKPLIVAEKLSRTYHSGLEEVHAVEEANLTVERGDLTIFCGPSGSGKTTLINLLGALDTPSSGNIFFDGTEITSMSESEQDFLRRKRMGFVFQSIGLISIMSAYENIEFGLRVSGFARGERKERAEYCLQIVGMHKRMYHRPFELSGGEQQRVAIARAIAHSPDIIFADEPTSALDTMLGIKVLNLFKELSEEMGMTVVMTTHDPNFRELADHVYTLRDGKIAGDVKR, from the coding sequence GTGAAACCGCTTATCGTCGCCGAAAAACTTTCACGGACCTATCATTCCGGCCTGGAAGAAGTCCATGCAGTGGAGGAAGCGAATCTGACCGTCGAAAGGGGGGATCTGACGATTTTTTGCGGTCCCTCGGGTTCGGGGAAGACCACCCTTATCAATCTGCTCGGGGCGCTTGATACGCCGTCGTCGGGAAATATTTTTTTTGACGGGACGGAAATAACCTCTATGTCCGAATCGGAACAGGATTTTTTAAGAAGAAAACGGATGGGGTTTGTCTTTCAGTCCATCGGGCTTATCTCGATAATGTCGGCGTATGAAAACATCGAGTTCGGCTTAAGGGTTTCGGGATTCGCCCGTGGCGAACGGAAGGAGCGCGCCGAATACTGTCTTCAGATCGTCGGAATGCATAAACGCATGTACCACAGACCATTCGAACTCTCCGGCGGCGAACAGCAGCGTGTGGCGATTGCGAGGGCGATCGCTCATTCTCCCGATATTATATTTGCCGATGAGCCGACATCGGCGCTTGATACCATGCTCGGGATCAAGGTCCTCAATCTGTTCAAGGAGCTTTCCGAGGAAATGGGCATGACCGTCGTCATGACGACACACGATCCGAATTTCCGGGAACTGGCGGATCACGTGTATACCCTCCGGGACGGGAAAATCGCGGGAGACGTAAAAAGATGA
- a CDS encoding dockerin type I repeat-containing protein encodes MRKKVFIVVILIAFSLGQAFAASCGDVNANGEADIVDALLIAQYAVGLYPANFDSSVADVNGDADINIVDALRVAQYSVGLVSQLSCPSTSTPDPTSPPASGGPNTMGYCGCSMAENVANGYRAVGGQRMWGGYGTGGMVVQNWTDPNSSSWQLFDQQSARYGKPSAVWVQVCIFPQGATYDEVKQMIAAAKQHAAPGATIYITGQPLYPEGNVCTLAGGADGPPSTDRLAQQAGNDSSLNVIYSGTFTLRNSEVADGCHANSAGEQALGNQAVEKWGR; translated from the coding sequence ATGAGAAAAAAGGTGTTTATCGTAGTAATTCTGATCGCATTCAGCCTGGGTCAGGCGTTTGCGGCGTCATGCGGTGATGTCAATGCAAACGGGGAGGCCGACATTGTTGATGCACTCCTCATCGCCCAGTACGCAGTGGGCCTGTATCCGGCGAATTTCGATTCCTCGGTTGCGGATGTCAACGGGGACGCCGATATAAATATCGTCGATGCCCTTCGTGTCGCACAGTACTCGGTAGGGCTGGTATCCCAGCTGTCATGCCCGTCGACATCGACACCGGATCCCACATCGCCGCCCGCAAGCGGTGGGCCTAACACGATGGGCTACTGCGGATGTTCGATGGCCGAGAATGTCGCGAACGGGTATCGTGCGGTCGGCGGCCAGCGTATGTGGGGTGGTTACGGGACGGGAGGTATGGTCGTCCAGAACTGGACTGACCCCAATTCCAGTTCATGGCAGTTGTTCGACCAGCAGTCGGCCAGATACGGAAAGCCGTCCGCGGTGTGGGTGCAGGTGTGCATTTTCCCGCAGGGAGCGACATACGATGAAGTGAAACAGATGATCGCAGCCGCGAAGCAGCATGCGGCACCCGGCGCGACGATCTACATCACCGGTCAGCCGCTTTACCCGGAGGGCAACGTGTGTACGCTGGCGGGAGGGGCGGACGGACCTCCGTCGACCGACAGACTCGCGCAGCAAGCGGGTAATGATTCGTCGCTGAACGTGATATACTCCGGGACCTTCACGCTTCGTAACTCAGAGGTAGCGGACGGTTGCCATGCAAACTCTGCGGGCGAGCAGGCACTCGGAAACCAGGCGGTGGAAAAGTGGGGCAGGTAG